From the Halomonas meridiana genome, one window contains:
- the prfA gene encoding peptide chain release factor 1: MKETLRQRLDSFSDRFEELAMLLSDPEVINHQQRFRDYSREYAELEELVAAWKRYLDVEQGIAEAEQLSRDSDPEMRELAEMEILDGREQLETLDAELKRLLIPKDPDDGRGVFLEVRAGTGGDEAAIFAGDLFRMYSRYAEKRGWRVEIVSASHGEQGGYKEVISRVKGDGVYARLKFESGAHRVQRVPATESQGRIHTSACTVAVMPEVDEVGDIDINPADLRVDTYRSSGAGGQHVNTTDSAIRITHLPTGVVVECQEERSQHKNRAKAMSLLAAKLKRNAVDSQRQEQADARRSLVGSGDRSERIRTYNFPQGRITDHRINLTLYKLTEIVSGEQLDDVIEPLIHEYQAEQLSALQDA, translated from the coding sequence ATGAAAGAGACTTTGCGCCAACGTTTAGACAGCTTTTCCGACCGGTTCGAAGAGCTGGCCATGCTGCTGTCCGATCCTGAGGTGATCAACCATCAGCAGCGCTTTCGCGACTACTCCCGTGAGTACGCCGAACTCGAAGAGCTGGTCGCCGCGTGGAAACGCTACCTCGACGTGGAACAGGGCATTGCCGAGGCCGAGCAGCTCAGCCGCGATAGCGACCCCGAGATGCGCGAGCTGGCCGAGATGGAGATTCTCGATGGCCGCGAGCAGTTGGAAACGCTCGATGCAGAACTCAAGCGCCTGCTGATTCCGAAAGATCCGGACGATGGTCGCGGCGTCTTCTTGGAAGTGCGCGCGGGCACCGGGGGCGATGAAGCGGCGATTTTTGCGGGCGACCTGTTTCGTATGTACTCCCGCTATGCGGAAAAGCGCGGCTGGCGCGTCGAAATTGTTAGCGCTAGCCACGGCGAGCAGGGCGGTTATAAAGAAGTGATCTCCCGGGTGAAGGGCGATGGCGTTTATGCACGGCTCAAGTTCGAATCGGGCGCTCACCGGGTGCAGCGCGTACCGGCGACCGAATCCCAGGGGCGTATCCACACGTCAGCGTGCACCGTCGCGGTGATGCCCGAGGTGGACGAAGTGGGCGATATCGATATCAATCCGGCCGATTTGCGGGTCGATACCTACCGCTCCAGCGGTGCCGGTGGGCAGCACGTCAACACCACCGACTCCGCGATTCGGATTACCCACCTGCCCACCGGCGTGGTGGTGGAGTGCCAGGAAGAGCGAAGCCAGCACAAGAACCGCGCTAAAGCGATGTCGCTGCTGGCCGCCAAGCTCAAGCGCAACGCCGTGGATTCCCAGCGCCAGGAGCAAGCCGATGCCCGCCGCTCGTTGGTAGGCTCTGGTGACCGCAGCGAGCGTATCCGCACTTACAACTTTCCTCAGGGGCGCATTACCGACCACCGCATCAACCTGACGCTCTACAAGCTGACCGAAATAGTGAGCGGTGAGCAGTTGGACGATGTGATCGAGCCGCTGATTCATGAGTACCAAGCGGAACAGCTTTCGGCCCTGCAGGACGCGTAA